The proteins below are encoded in one region of Colletotrichum lupini chromosome 5, complete sequence:
- a CDS encoding major facilitator superfamily transporter, translated as MSSRRIEDELVLQHHDEDADTERGEYSDSDDDADEDTPMMLGQTDGAVEAADAPLSNAPPKPPPLPLVKKPEKPPPVAWRDLPKKQQLFVITMTRLSEPLVQTSLQSYMFYQLKWFDPTLPDSVISSQAGILHASFTAAQFITAMIWGRLADSKRFGRKTVLMIGLLGTCFSCIGFGFSQSFAQALFFRCLGGATNGNVGVLRTMISEIVREKKFQARAFVLLPMTFNIGVIIGPILGGILSDPAGSYPSLFGDIAFFRKYPYATPNLLSAIFLSCAALSVWLCLEETHDALREEGPDLGSRVGSSIASLVHRIVARRRRGLNSNADVAYTPLHSSSASTTDVDVELSPESAPAKQKTRPRYRHRLPFRRIFTRNVLMTFSAHFFLAFHVGTFNALWFVFLSTPTSASPPHLPFRFSGGLGMPPQSVGMAMAILGVIGISLQLLVYPRLSAHLGTVKAWRLFLYFFPVTYFLVPYLAVVPTTDASPPPGLKGGPAIWFAIVGVLLFQVLGRTFALPGQTILINNCTPHPSVLGTIHGLGQSVSSAARTIGPVLCGWLYGRGLEGGVVGAVWWGLAGVAVLGVMASWAVWEGDGHEIWIDGDEVAAEEEEEVHRR; from the exons ATGTCGTCGCGGCGCATAGAGGACGAGCTGGTGCTCCAGCACCACGATGAGGATGCCGACACCGAAAGAGGGGAGTACTCGGACTCGGACGACGATGCGGATGAGGACACGCCAATGATGCTGGGCCAGACCGACGGTGCGGTTGAGGCTGCCGATGCGCCACTCTCAAATGCGCCCCCCAAACCTCCGCCGCTACCTCTCGTCAAGAAGCCTGAGAAGCCACCGCCCGTGGCCTGGCGCGATCTGCCAAAGAAGCAGCAGTTGTTCGTGATTACGATGACGAGGTTAAGTGAGCCTCTTGTCCAGACTTCTCTCCAG TCCTACATGTTCTACCAACTCAAATGGTTCGACCCAACGCTGCCCGACTCCGTAATCTCAAGCCAGGCCGGCATCCTCCACGCCTCTTTCACGGCAGCACAGTTCATCACAGCCATGATCTGGGGCCGCCTCGCAGACTCGAAGCGCTTCGGCCGCAAGACGGTTCTCATGATCGGCCTCCTCGGCACCTGCTTCTCCTGCATCGGCTTCGGCTTCTCCCAGTCCTTTGCGCAGGCCCTCTTCTTCCGCTGTCTAGGCGGCGCGACAAACGGCAACGTCGGCGTCCTGCGGACAATGATTAGCGAGATCGTCCGCGAAAAGAAGTTCCAGGCCCGCGCTTTCGTCTTGCTGCCCATGACCTTCAACATTGGTGTCATCATCGGGCCCATTTTGGGAGGTATCCTCTCCGATCCGGCAGGGAGCTACCCTTCCTTATTTGGGGATATTGCTTTCTTCCGGAAGTACCCGTATGCGACGCCAAACCTGCTCAGTGCAATCTTCCTCTCCTGCGCTGCCCTGTCCGTCTGGCTCTGCCTCGAAGAGACCCACGACGCCCTCCGCGAAGAGGGCCCGGACCTCGGATCCCGCGTAGGATCAAGCATCGCCTCCCTCGTCCATCGAATCGTTGCTCGTCGACGAAGGGGTTTGAATAGCAACGCAGACGTAGCCTACACGCCCCTCCACTCCAGCTCCGCAAGCACAACCGACGTCGACGTCGAACTCTCCCCGGAATCCGCACCAGCAAAACAAAAAACCCGCCCCCGGTACCGCCACCGCCTCCCCTTCCGCCGCATCTTCACCCGCAACGTCCTCATGACCTTCTCCGCGCACTTCTTCCTCGCCTTCCACGTCGGCACCTTCAACGCCCTCTGGTTCGTCTTCCTCTCGACCCCGACCTCCGCCTCCCCCCCGCACCTCCCCTTCCGCTTCTCCGGCGGGCTCGGCATGCCACCGCAGTCCGTCGGCATGGCCATGGCCATCCTCGGCGTCATCGGCATCAGCCTCCAGCTGCTCGTGTACCCGCGCCTGTCGGCGCACCTCGGCACCGTGAAAGCCTGGCGGCTGTTTTTGTATTTCTTCCCGGTGACGTATTTTTTGGTGCCGTACCTCGCCGTCGTGCCCACCACCGAcgcctcgccgccgccggggcTGAAGGGTGGGCCGGCCATTTGGTTCGCTATTGTCGGGGTGTTGCTCTTCCAGGTTCTGGGGCGCACGTTTGCGCTGCCGGGGCAGACGATTTTGATTAACAACTGTACGCCGCACCCGTCTGTGTTGGGGACGATTCACGGGCTCGGGCAGAGTGTTAGTAGTGCGGCGAGGACGATTGGGCCCGTGTTGTGCGGGTGGCTTTATGGACGGGGGCTCGAGGGAGGGGTTGTGGGTGCTGTGTGGTGGGGTTTGGCTGGTGTTGCAGTGTTGGGGGTGATGGCGAGTTGGGCTGTTTGGGAGGGAGACGGGCATGAGATTTGGATTGATGGGGATGAGGTTGCtgctgaggaggaggaggaagtgcACAGGCGGTAA